From a region of the Neisseria subflava genome:
- the tuf gene encoding elongation factor Tu: MAKEKFERSKPHVNVGTIGHVDHGKTTLTAALTTILAKKFGGAAKAYDQIDNAPEEKARGITINTSHVEYETETRHYAHVDCPGHADYVKNMITGAAQMDGAILVCSAADGPMPQTREHILLARQVGVPYIIVFMNKCDMVDDAELLELVEMEIRDLLSSYDFPGDDCPIVQGSALKALEGDAGYEEKIFELAAALDSYIPTPERAVDKPFLLPIEDVFSISGRGTVVTGRVERGIIHVGDEIEIVGLKETQKTTCTGVEMFRKLLDEGQAGDNVGVLLRGTKREDVERGQVLAKPGTITPHTKFKAEVYVLSKEEGGRHTPFFANYRPQFYFRTTDVTGAVTLEEGVEMVMPGENVTITVELIAPIAMEEGLRFAIREGGRTVGAGVVSSVIA; this comes from the coding sequence ATGGCTAAGGAAAAATTTGAACGTAGCAAACCGCACGTAAACGTTGGCACCATCGGTCACGTTGACCATGGTAAAACCACTCTGACTGCTGCTTTGACTACTATTTTGGCTAAAAAATTCGGTGGCGCTGCAAAAGCTTACGACCAAATCGACAACGCTCCTGAAGAAAAAGCTCGTGGTATTACCATTAATACCTCACACGTAGAATACGAAACTGAAACCCGTCACTACGCACACGTAGACTGCCCGGGCCACGCCGACTACGTTAAAAACATGATTACCGGTGCTGCCCAAATGGACGGTGCAATCTTGGTATGTTCCGCAGCTGACGGTCCTATGCCTCAAACTCGCGAACACATCCTGTTGGCTCGCCAAGTAGGTGTACCTTACATCATCGTATTCATGAACAAATGCGACATGGTTGACGATGCCGAGCTGTTGGAACTGGTTGAAATGGAAATCCGTGACTTGTTGTCAAGCTACGACTTCCCAGGCGACGACTGCCCAATCGTACAAGGTTCTGCACTGAAAGCTTTGGAAGGTGATGCTGGTTACGAAGAAAAAATCTTCGAATTGGCTGCTGCTCTGGACAGCTACATCCCAACACCTGAGCGTGCTGTGGACAAACCTTTCTTGTTGCCTATCGAAGACGTATTCTCTATCTCTGGTCGTGGTACAGTAGTAACTGGTCGTGTAGAGCGCGGTATCATCCACGTTGGTGACGAGATCGAAATCGTAGGTCTGAAAGAAACTCAAAAAACCACTTGTACCGGTGTTGAAATGTTCCGCAAACTGCTGGACGAAGGTCAAGCAGGTGACAACGTAGGTGTATTGCTGCGTGGTACTAAACGTGAAGACGTAGAGCGTGGTCAAGTATTGGCTAAACCAGGTACTATCACTCCTCACACCAAGTTCAAAGCAGAAGTATACGTACTGAGCAAAGAAGAGGGTGGTCGTCACACTCCATTCTTCGCTAACTACCGTCCACAATTCTACTTCCGTACTACTGACGTAACTGGTGCAGTTACTTTGGAAGAAGGCGTAGAAATGGTAATGCCAGGTGAGAACGTAACCATTACTGTAGAACTGATTGCGCCTATCGCTATGGAAGAAGGTCTGCGCTTTGCGATTCGCGAAGGTGGTCGTACCGTAGGTGCGGGTGTGGTTTCTTCTGTAATCGCTTAA
- the rsmD gene encoding 16S rRNA (guanine(966)-N(2))-methyltransferase RsmD: MNKHSKHSNQVRIIGGQCRGRKLVFADADGLRPTPDSVREKLFNWLGQDLTGKTVLDLFSGSGALGMEAASRNATKVVMVDNHRQTVQTLQKNIRELGLKQAKIECSDGMAYLAMPSEKFDVVFLDPPFAWKDWQNLFIRLQSHLKNGAMVYIEAGKLPEKPDWLEIYREGKAGMSRFELLLYSQVAE; this comes from the coding sequence ATGAACAAACACAGCAAACATTCAAATCAAGTCCGCATCATCGGCGGACAATGCAGGGGACGGAAACTGGTTTTTGCAGATGCAGATGGTCTGCGCCCGACGCCTGACAGCGTGCGTGAAAAACTGTTTAACTGGCTGGGTCAGGATTTAACCGGTAAAACAGTATTAGATTTATTCAGCGGTAGCGGTGCTTTGGGAATGGAGGCCGCTTCTCGTAATGCAACAAAAGTGGTAATGGTCGATAACCACCGCCAAACTGTTCAAACACTTCAGAAAAATATCCGTGAATTAGGTTTGAAACAGGCGAAAATCGAGTGTTCAGACGGCATGGCTTATCTGGCAATGCCGTCTGAAAAATTTGATGTTGTGTTCCTTGATCCGCCGTTTGCATGGAAAGATTGGCAAAATCTGTTTATCCGATTGCAAAGCCACTTGAAAAATGGGGCAATGGTCTATATTGAAGCAGGGAAGCTGCCTGAAAAACCGGATTGGCTGGAAATTTATAGGGAAGGAAAGGCGGGAATGAGTAGGTTTGAATTGTTGCTCTATTCGCAAGTTGCTGAATAG
- a CDS encoding YfhL family 4Fe-4S dicluster ferredoxin, producing the protein MSLFITDECINCDVCEPECPNDAISQGEEIYEINPNLCTQCVGHYDEPQCQQVCPVDCILIDEEHPETHEELMAKYEKIIQFK; encoded by the coding sequence ATGTCGCTCTTTATCACAGATGAGTGCATTAACTGCGATGTGTGCGAGCCAGAATGCCCTAATGATGCCATTTCGCAAGGTGAAGAAATTTACGAAATCAATCCAAATTTGTGTACGCAATGTGTGGGCCATTACGATGAGCCGCAGTGCCAACAGGTATGTCCTGTCGACTGTATCTTGATCGATGAAGAACATCCTGAAACGCACGAAGAACTGATGGCCAAGTACGAAAAAATCATTCAGTTTAAGTAA
- a CDS encoding DUF494 family protein → MTEVIAYLIEHFQDFDNCPPPEDLGRLLEDAGFDATEIGNTLMMMEVLFNTSEFYAEPFNSDSLRVFCREEAENLPQEVMGLMQYLVAEHAITYEQREIVIHALMHIPSDEITLDTAKVLVLLVLWMHKSELPVLIGDDLMSALTGQNVMH, encoded by the coding sequence ATGACCGAAGTCATTGCCTATTTAATCGAACACTTCCAAGATTTCGACAATTGTCCGCCTCCGGAGGATTTGGGTCGCCTCTTGGAAGATGCGGGTTTTGATGCTACGGAAATCGGCAATACATTGATGATGATGGAAGTCTTGTTCAATACGTCCGAATTCTATGCCGAGCCGTTTAACAGCGACTCCCTGCGCGTATTCTGCCGTGAAGAAGCTGAAAACCTGCCGCAGGAAGTCATGGGCTTGATGCAGTATTTGGTTGCCGAGCACGCAATTACTTATGAGCAACGCGAAATCGTCATTCACGCCCTGATGCACATTCCATCGGACGAAATCACCCTCGATACCGCCAAAGTGTTGGTATTGCTGGTGTTGTGGATGCACAAAAGCGAGTTGCCCGTCCTGATTGGCGACGACTTGATGAGTGCGTTGACCGGACAAAACGTGATGCACTAA
- a CDS encoding sigma-54-dependent transcriptional regulator — protein MRSSDILIVDDEVGIRDLLSEILQDEGYTVTLAENAEEARQLRYQTRPAMVLLDIWMPDCDGITLLKEWAKNGQLNMPVVMMSGHASIDTAVEATKIGALDFLEKPIALQKLLSAVERALKHGEVQTASGMTLDKLGNSPVIQEMNGSIEAAAKHNRPLLLAGEAGSPFEIVARYLHKSGTPWVATDRVEHIVDTPMELLQKASGGILYVGDIARYSKNIQNGIAFLLEKADRYNVRVIASCGFKRGESADDVVAGRLAELLKERINVPSLRNQPDDIVFLINRIMTDLAESQKIQPVKFSDSALVVLRQYDWPGNYDQLAETVKNIMLESDGKEVDEQAVAVALGQKENATATEIIGGFNFNMPLRELREEVERRYFEYHIAQEGQNMSCVAQKVGLERTHLYRKLKQLGISVSRRSADKSDE, from the coding sequence ATGCGAAGCAGTGATATTTTGATTGTAGATGATGAAGTAGGCATCCGCGACCTGCTCTCCGAAATCCTTCAAGACGAAGGCTATACCGTCACTTTGGCCGAAAATGCCGAAGAAGCGCGCCAATTGCGTTATCAAACGCGTCCGGCCATGGTATTGCTGGACATTTGGATGCCCGATTGCGACGGCATCACTTTGTTGAAAGAGTGGGCGAAAAACGGCCAACTCAATATGCCTGTGGTAATGATGAGCGGCCATGCCAGCATTGACACTGCGGTTGAAGCCACCAAAATCGGCGCACTCGACTTTCTGGAAAAACCGATTGCCCTGCAAAAACTCTTGTCTGCAGTAGAACGCGCCTTGAAACATGGCGAAGTTCAGACGGCCTCCGGCATGACTTTGGACAAACTGGGCAACAGCCCGGTTATTCAAGAAATGAACGGCAGCATTGAAGCGGCTGCCAAACACAACCGCCCGCTGTTGTTGGCCGGTGAGGCAGGCTCGCCGTTTGAAATTGTCGCCCGCTATCTACACAAAAGCGGTACGCCTTGGGTGGCAACCGACCGTGTCGAACACATTGTCGATACGCCGATGGAGCTGTTGCAAAAGGCATCAGGCGGCATTTTGTATGTCGGCGATATTGCACGTTACAGCAAAAATATCCAAAACGGTATTGCTTTCTTGCTGGAAAAAGCCGACCGCTACAATGTCCGTGTGATCGCTTCATGCGGTTTTAAACGCGGCGAGAGCGCCGATGACGTCGTTGCCGGCCGACTGGCGGAGCTGTTGAAAGAGCGCATCAATGTTCCTTCTTTGCGCAACCAGCCGGACGACATCGTCTTTTTGATTAACCGCATCATGACCGATTTGGCCGAAAGTCAAAAAATCCAGCCGGTAAAATTCAGCGACAGCGCGTTGGTGGTTTTGCGCCAATACGATTGGCCGGGCAATTACGACCAGCTTGCCGAAACGGTGAAAAACATCATGTTGGAATCGGACGGCAAAGAAGTGGACGAGCAGGCCGTTGCCGTGGCTTTGGGTCAGAAGGAAAACGCGACGGCAACAGAAATCATCGGCGGCTTCAATTTCAATATGCCTTTGCGCGAATTGAGGGAAGAAGTTGAGCGCCGCTACTTTGAGTACCACATCGCCCAAGAAGGCCAAAATATGAGCTGCGTGGCGCAAAAGGTCGGTTTGGAGCGTACACACCTTTACCGCAAACTCAAACAACTCGGTATCAGCGTATCGCGCCGCAGCGCCGACAAATCCGACGAATAA
- the nusG gene encoding transcription termination/antitermination protein NusG: MSKRWYVVQAYSGFEKNVQKTLKERIARENMEEYFGQILVPVEEVVDIKNGRKTISERKFYPGYVLVEMEMTDDSWHLVKSTPRVNGFVGGSGNRPIPISQKDADAILQQAKTGVEKPKPKVEFEVGQQVRVNEGPFADFNGIVDEVNYERNRLRVSVQIFGRETPVELEFGQVEKI; this comes from the coding sequence ATGTCAAAGCGTTGGTATGTGGTACAGGCCTATTCCGGTTTCGAGAAAAATGTTCAAAAAACATTGAAAGAGCGTATTGCTCGTGAAAACATGGAAGAATATTTCGGTCAGATTCTCGTTCCTGTAGAGGAAGTGGTAGATATCAAGAATGGTCGAAAAACCATCAGTGAGCGTAAATTCTATCCAGGCTATGTGTTGGTTGAAATGGAAATGACTGATGATTCATGGCACTTGGTTAAGAGTACCCCTCGAGTAAATGGTTTTGTAGGAGGTAGCGGAAATCGCCCAATCCCAATTTCTCAAAAAGATGCAGATGCTATTTTGCAACAAGCCAAAACAGGTGTTGAGAAGCCAAAACCAAAAGTTGAATTTGAAGTGGGTCAGCAGGTTCGTGTGAATGAAGGTCCATTTGCTGATTTCAATGGGATTGTTGATGAGGTTAACTACGAGCGTAATAGACTGCGTGTTTCAGTTCAGATTTTTGGTCGTGAAACACCGGTTGAATTAGAGTTCGGTCAGGTTGAAAAGATTTAA
- the dprA gene encoding DNA-processing protein DprA, which translates to MTENERFAWLQLAFTPYIGAESFLVLLQQFGSAQAALNAPADKIAALVRHKQAAESWRNADKRALAQRSAEAALQWEMQDGCRLLLLQDDDFPEMLTQGITAPPVLFLRGNAELLHTPSAAIVGSRHATPQAMRIAKDFGRALSEKGIPVVSGMASGIDTAAHQGALQADGGTMAVWGTGIDRIYPPSNKNLAYEIAERGLIVSEFPLDTRPFAGNFPRRNRLIAALSQLTLVVEAALESGSLITAKLAAEMGREVMAVPGSIDNPHSKGCHKLIKDGAKLVECLDDILHECPQLLQNTPVPSYSINKTVKLKNDRTKHLQQKTIADEPQRPSENLSAAPSTSALLEAMGYDPIHPDILAQQTNTAAADVYAQLLEYELDGIVAALPGGRYQRVKA; encoded by the coding sequence ATGACGGAAAATGAGCGTTTTGCTTGGTTGCAACTGGCATTTACGCCCTATATCGGCGCAGAAAGTTTTTTGGTGCTGTTGCAGCAATTCGGTAGCGCACAAGCAGCCTTGAATGCGCCGGCAGACAAAATTGCCGCGTTGGTGCGCCATAAACAGGCAGCCGAGTCGTGGCGCAATGCGGATAAACGAGCTTTGGCGCAGCGGTCTGCCGAAGCCGCTTTACAATGGGAAATGCAGGACGGTTGCCGTCTGTTGCTGCTGCAAGATGATGATTTCCCCGAAATGCTGACACAAGGCATTACTGCGCCGCCGGTTTTGTTTTTACGCGGCAATGCAGAGTTGTTGCACACACCTTCTGCCGCGATTGTCGGCAGCCGCCATGCCACGCCGCAGGCAATGCGGATTGCCAAAGATTTCGGCAGGGCGTTGAGTGAAAAAGGCATTCCTGTCGTATCGGGTATGGCTTCGGGTATTGATACAGCCGCCCATCAGGGCGCATTGCAGGCAGATGGCGGTACCATGGCCGTCTGGGGAACCGGTATAGACCGCATTTATCCGCCATCCAATAAAAACCTTGCTTATGAAATTGCCGAAAGAGGATTGATTGTCAGCGAGTTCCCTTTGGACACGCGTCCGTTTGCAGGCAATTTTCCGCGCCGCAACCGTCTGATTGCCGCATTGTCGCAGCTGACATTGGTGGTCGAGGCGGCATTGGAATCCGGCTCATTGATTACTGCCAAGCTGGCGGCGGAGATGGGGCGCGAAGTGATGGCGGTGCCCGGTTCGATAGACAATCCGCACAGCAAAGGCTGTCACAAGCTGATTAAAGACGGGGCAAAACTGGTGGAATGTCTGGACGATATTCTCCATGAGTGTCCGCAGCTATTGCAAAATACGCCTGTTCCATCATATTCTATAAATAAGACGGTAAAACTGAAAAACGATCGAACCAAACATCTGCAACAAAAAACAATAGCGGATGAACCGCAAAGGCCATCTGAAAACCTATCTGCCGCCCCATCAACAAGCGCTTTATTGGAAGCAATGGGTTACGACCCGATACACCCCGATATTTTGGCGCAACAAACCAATACGGCAGCGGCAGACGTGTACGCACAGCTTTTGGAATACGAACTTGACGGTATTGTTGCCGCCTTACCGGGCGGCCGTTATCAGCGTGTCAAAGCATAA
- a CDS encoding sensor histidine kinase produces the protein MRRFLLIAAVFAVVLLYGLTVATGSSNVLSGYFWWIVALCGLLLLVLAAVLVRYVVLLMRDNSKSVFGSQIARRLSGMFTLVAVLPGVFLFGISAQFINGTINSWFGNDTHEALERSLNLSKSALNLAVDNAVSNATPVQIDLISAASLDGNLGQALAKSALTADFAQLALYNATTHKAEKSINPLKLNQPELNKEGWEQLEQTGSVRSLENIGGVLYAQGWMLIGTHKNQDYALFFRQPIPKDVAQDATLIEAARAKYAELSYTKKGLQTFFLSTLLVATLLAIFLALVMALYFARRFVAPVLSLAEGARAVAQGDFSQTRPVFRNDEFGRLTQLFNHMTEQLAIAKEADERNRLREEAARHYLECVLESLTTGVITLDADGRLKTFNKAAEQILGVSLVSLWGSNWHQWHGKSPQQTLLADVFAAINETADSDKPVQVEYAAPDDARILLGKATILPEDNDNGVVMVIDDITVLIRAQKEAAWGEVAKRLAHEIRNPLTPIQLSAERLAWKLHDKLDEQDAQILSRSTDTIVKQVAALKEMVEAFRNYARAPSLNLEKQDLNGLVSEVLVLYEAGACKFNARLSADALPIVADTTAMRQVLHNLFKNAAEAAESDEAPQVNVETGREGGQVFLTVCNNGKSFSKEMLHNAFEPYVTDKPTGTGLGLPVVKKIIEEHGGRISLSNQNSGGACVKIALPEMAETYAKQ, from the coding sequence ATGCGCCGCTTTCTCCTGATTGCCGCCGTATTCGCCGTAGTTTTGTTGTACGGTCTGACTGTTGCAACGGGCAGCAGCAACGTGTTGTCCGGTTATTTCTGGTGGATTGTTGCTTTGTGCGGCTTGCTGTTGCTGGTGTTGGCCGCGGTGTTGGTGCGCTATGTCGTGCTTTTGATGCGCGACAACAGCAAAAGCGTGTTCGGTTCGCAGATTGCGCGTCGGCTGTCGGGGATGTTTACTTTGGTTGCTGTATTGCCGGGCGTGTTTTTGTTCGGTATTTCTGCCCAGTTTATTAACGGTACGATTAATTCTTGGTTTGGCAACGATACCCATGAGGCATTGGAGCGCAGCTTAAACTTGAGCAAATCCGCGCTGAACTTGGCGGTGGACAACGCTGTCAGCAACGCCACGCCGGTGCAGATCGACTTAATCAGCGCCGCTTCGCTGGACGGCAACTTAGGGCAAGCGCTGGCAAAATCCGCGCTTACTGCCGACTTTGCCCAGCTGGCGCTTTATAACGCGACCACCCATAAAGCCGAGAAAAGCATCAATCCCCTGAAACTAAATCAACCCGAGCTTAACAAAGAAGGATGGGAGCAGCTGGAGCAGACCGGCTCGGTGCGCAGCTTGGAAAACATCGGCGGCGTGCTGTATGCTCAAGGTTGGATGCTGATCGGTACGCATAAAAATCAGGATTATGCGTTGTTTTTCCGGCAGCCGATTCCGAAAGATGTTGCCCAAGATGCGACGCTGATTGAAGCGGCCCGCGCCAAATACGCCGAGCTGAGTTATACCAAAAAAGGCCTGCAAACCTTTTTCCTGTCCACGCTGTTGGTCGCGACATTGTTGGCCATTTTTTTGGCGTTGGTTATGGCTTTGTATTTTGCCCGTCGTTTTGTCGCACCGGTATTGTCGCTGGCAGAGGGCGCGCGGGCGGTGGCTCAGGGTGACTTCAGCCAGACCCGGCCGGTATTCCGCAATGACGAGTTCGGCCGTTTGACCCAATTGTTCAACCACATGACCGAGCAATTGGCGATTGCCAAAGAGGCGGACGAGCGCAACCGTTTGCGCGAAGAAGCCGCACGCCATTATTTGGAATGCGTGTTGGAAAGTTTGACCACTGGCGTGATTACTTTGGATGCCGATGGCCGTCTGAAAACCTTTAACAAAGCCGCCGAACAGATTTTGGGCGTTTCGCTGGTGTCTTTGTGGGGCAGCAACTGGCATCAATGGCACGGCAAATCGCCGCAGCAAACCCTGTTGGCCGATGTGTTTGCCGCCATTAATGAAACCGCCGACAGCGACAAACCCGTCCAAGTCGAATATGCCGCGCCTGACGATGCCCGAATCTTATTGGGCAAGGCCACCATCCTGCCGGAGGATAACGATAACGGCGTGGTGATGGTGATTGATGACATTACCGTCTTGATACGCGCGCAAAAAGAGGCCGCATGGGGCGAAGTGGCGAAACGCTTGGCGCATGAAATCCGCAATCCGCTTACGCCTATCCAGCTTTCCGCCGAGAGATTGGCATGGAAATTGCATGATAAACTTGATGAACAAGACGCCCAAATCCTCAGCCGTTCAACCGATACCATCGTCAAACAGGTTGCCGCGCTGAAAGAAATGGTCGAAGCATTCCGCAATTATGCGCGTGCGCCGTCGCTGAATTTAGAAAAACAAGATTTAAACGGTTTGGTGTCGGAAGTATTGGTATTATATGAGGCCGGCGCGTGCAAATTTAATGCGCGGCTCAGCGCCGACGCCTTGCCGATTGTTGCCGATACGACGGCGATGCGCCAAGTGTTGCATAACCTATTTAAGAATGCCGCAGAAGCGGCAGAGTCGGACGAAGCGCCGCAAGTAAACGTTGAAACAGGGCGCGAAGGCGGACAGGTTTTCCTGACCGTCTGCAACAACGGTAAAAGTTTCAGCAAAGAAATGCTGCACAATGCTTTTGAGCCGTACGTTACCGACAAACCGACAGGAACGGGGCTGGGTTTGCCCGTTGTGAAAAAAATTATCGAGGAGCATGGCGGCCGTATCAGCCTGAGCAATCAGAACAGCGGCGGCGCGTGCGTCAAAATAGCTTTACCGGAAATGGCAGAAACTTATGCGAAGCAGTGA
- the rplK gene encoding 50S ribosomal protein L11: MAKKIIGYIKLQIPAGKANPSPPVGPALGQRGLNIMEFCKAFNAATQGMEPGLPIPVVITAFADKSFTFVMKTPPASILLKKAAGLQKGSSNPLTNKVGKLTRAQLEEIAKTKEPDLTAADLDAAVRTIAGSARSMGLDVEGVV, encoded by the coding sequence GTGGCAAAGAAAATTATCGGCTACATCAAACTGCAAATTCCTGCAGGTAAAGCCAATCCATCTCCCCCAGTTGGTCCTGCTTTGGGTCAACGTGGTTTGAATATCATGGAATTCTGTAAAGCATTTAATGCTGCAACCCAAGGTATGGAACCTGGTTTGCCAATTCCAGTTGTTATTACTGCATTTGCAGATAAATCATTTACTTTTGTGATGAAAACTCCTCCAGCTTCTATCTTGTTGAAAAAAGCTGCTGGTCTGCAAAAAGGTAGTTCTAATCCTCTGACTAATAAAGTGGGTAAATTGACCCGCGCTCAGTTGGAAGAAATTGCTAAAACTAAAGAGCCTGATTTGACTGCTGCTGACCTGGATGCGGCTGTTCGCACTATCGCCGGCTCTGCTCGCTCAATGGGCTTGGACGTGGAGGGTGTTGTATAA
- the secE gene encoding preprotein translocase subunit SecE, translating to MTEHPSGRKEDHQKKEVVVSNKPAPEKKEGLFAYFKSSWTEFKKVVWPSRDEAVKMTVFVIIFVAVLAAFIYAADTIISWLFFDVLLNRKG from the coding sequence ATGACAGAACATCCGTCTGGACGCAAAGAAGACCATCAGAAAAAGGAAGTTGTGGTAAGTAATAAGCCGGCTCCTGAAAAGAAAGAAGGTCTGTTTGCATATTTTAAGAGCTCTTGGACTGAGTTTAAGAAGGTAGTTTGGCCGAGTCGTGATGAAGCGGTCAAAATGACTGTATTTGTGATTATCTTCGTTGCAGTTTTAGCAGCCTTCATTTATGCGGCAGATACAATTATTTCATGGTTGTTTTTTGATGTTTTATTAAATAGGAAAGGGTAA
- the topA gene encoding type I DNA topoisomerase, with amino-acid sequence MAKNLLIVESPSKAKTLKKYLGGDFEILASYGHVRDLVPKSGAVDPDNGFAMKYQLISRNSKHVDAIVTGAKEAENIYLATDPDREGEAISWHLLEILKSKRGLKNIKPQRVVFHEITKNAVLDAVANPREIEMDLVDAQQARRALDYLVGFNLSPLLWKKIRRGLSAGRVQSPALRLICERENEIRAFEAQEYWTVHLDSHKGRSKFTAKLAQYNGAKLEQFDLPNEVAQADVLKELEGKEAVVTAIEKKKRSRNPAAPFTTSTMQQDAVRKLGFTTDRTMRTAQQLYEGIDVGQGAIGLITYMRTDSVNLADEALTEIRHYIENKIGKEYLPSSAKQYKTKSKNAQEAHEAIRPTSVYRTPESVKPFLSADQFKLYQMIWQRTVACQMTPAKFDQTTVDITVGKGVFRVTGQVQTFAGFLSVYEESSDDEESEDSKKLPEMSEGDKLPVDKLYGEQHFTTPPPRYNEATLVKALEEYGIGRPSTYASIISTLKDREYVTLEQKRFMPTDTGDIVNKFLTEHFAQYVDYHFTAKLEDQLDEIANGKRQWIPVMDKFWKPFIKQVEEKEGIERAKFTTQELDETCPKCGEHKLQIKFGKMGRFVACAGYPECSYTRNVNETAEEAAERIAKAEAEQAELDGRECPKCGGRLLYKYSRTGSKFIGCANYPKCKHVEPLEKPKDTGVQCPQCKKGNLVERKSRYGKLFYSCSTYPDCNYATWNPPVAEECPNCHWPVLTIKTTKRWGVEKVCPQKECGWKEQIEPPAPKE; translated from the coding sequence ATGGCGAAAAACCTATTAATCGTCGAATCCCCGTCCAAAGCCAAAACCCTGAAAAAATATCTGGGCGGTGATTTTGAAATCTTGGCGTCTTACGGCCACGTCCGCGACTTGGTACCCAAAAGCGGAGCAGTCGATCCCGACAATGGCTTTGCCATGAAATACCAATTGATCAGCCGCAACAGCAAACACGTCGATGCCATCGTTACCGGTGCCAAAGAAGCTGAAAACATCTACCTCGCAACCGACCCGGATAGGGAAGGCGAAGCCATTTCTTGGCATCTTTTGGAAATCCTAAAATCCAAACGCGGCCTAAAAAACATCAAACCGCAGCGTGTCGTGTTCCACGAAATCACCAAAAACGCCGTGCTCGATGCCGTCGCCAACCCGCGCGAAATCGAAATGGACTTGGTCGATGCGCAACAAGCCCGTCGCGCTTTGGACTATCTGGTCGGTTTTAACCTTTCGCCATTGTTGTGGAAAAAAATCCGCCGCGGTTTGAGCGCGGGCCGTGTACAAAGTCCGGCTTTGCGCCTGATTTGCGAACGTGAAAACGAAATCCGCGCGTTTGAAGCGCAGGAATATTGGACGGTGCATCTCGACAGCCACAAAGGCCGCAGCAAGTTTACCGCCAAACTCGCCCAATACAACGGCGCGAAACTCGAACAATTCGACCTGCCGAACGAAGTCGCGCAAGCCGACGTATTGAAAGAACTCGAAGGCAAAGAGGCCGTCGTTACCGCCATTGAAAAGAAAAAGCGCAGCCGTAATCCAGCCGCGCCGTTCACCACATCTACCATGCAGCAGGATGCCGTGCGCAAACTCGGCTTCACCACCGACCGCACCATGCGTACCGCCCAACAGCTTTATGAAGGTATAGACGTAGGGCAGGGTGCCATCGGTTTGATTACCTATATGCGTACCGACAGCGTGAATTTGGCGGATGAAGCGTTAACCGAAATCCGCCATTACATCGAAAACAAAATCGGCAAAGAATATCTGCCAAGTTCGGCCAAGCAGTACAAAACCAAATCCAAAAACGCCCAAGAAGCCCACGAAGCGATCCGTCCGACTTCCGTGTACCGCACGCCCGAAAGCGTCAAACCTTTCCTGAGCGCAGACCAGTTCAAACTGTACCAAATGATTTGGCAACGTACCGTCGCCTGTCAGATGACGCCCGCCAAATTCGACCAAACCACCGTCGATATTACCGTCGGCAAAGGCGTATTCCGCGTAACCGGACAAGTGCAGACTTTCGCAGGCTTCTTGAGCGTTTATGAAGAAAGCAGCGACGACGAAGAGAGCGAAGACAGCAAAAAACTGCCCGAAATGAGCGAAGGCGATAAATTGCCTGTGGACAAACTCTACGGCGAACAACACTTCACCACTCCGCCGCCACGCTACAACGAAGCCACGCTGGTTAAAGCCCTCGAAGAATACGGCATTGGCCGTCCCTCCACCTACGCCAGCATCATCTCCACGCTCAAAGACCGCGAATACGTTACCCTTGAGCAAAAACGCTTCATGCCCACCGACACAGGCGACATCGTCAATAAATTCTTGACCGAACACTTCGCCCAATATGTCGATTACCACTTTACCGCCAAACTTGAAGACCAGCTTGACGAAATTGCCAACGGCAAACGCCAATGGATTCCCGTGATGGATAAATTTTGGAAGCCGTTTATCAAGCAAGTGGAAGAAAAAGAGGGCATCGAACGCGCCAAATTCACCACGCAGGAACTCGACGAAACCTGCCCGAAATGCGGCGAACACAAACTGCAAATCAAGTTTGGCAAAATGGGCCGTTTCGTCGCCTGCGCTGGTTATCCAGAGTGCAGCTACACGCGCAACGTTAACGAAACCGCCGAAGAGGCCGCCGAGCGCATCGCCAAAGCTGAAGCAGAACAAGCCGAACTCGACGGGCGCGAATGCCCCAAATGTGGCGGACGGTTGTTGTACAAATACAGCCGCACCGGCAGCAAATTCATCGGCTGCGCCAACTACCCCAAATGCAAACACGTCGAGCCGCTGGAAAAACCGAAAGACACCGGCGTCCAATGCCCGCAATGCAAAAAAGGCAACCTCGTCGAACGCAAATCCCGCTACGGCAAACTGTTTTACAGTTGCAGCACCTATCCCGACTGCAACTACGCCACTTGGAATCCGCCCGTAGCCGAAGAATGCCCGAACTGCCATTGGCCGGTTTTGACCATTAAGACCACCAAACGCTGGGGCGTGGAAAAAGTCTGCCCGCAAAAAGAATGCGGCTGGAAAGAACAGATTGAACCGCCTGCACCGAAAGAGTGA